One Algibacter sp. L3A6 genomic region harbors:
- a CDS encoding HTTM domain-containing protein, which translates to MKLNISTYLNKTTSAAPLAVFRVFFGIMMCLSIVRFWYNDWIDLLYIQPKFHFTYFGFEFIKPLGVYTYVLFAICGIAAIFVALGFKYRIAIITFFLSFTYIELMDKTTYLNHYYFITLLSFIMIFLPANAHFSVDNIFRRKTYQSIPNWTIDSIKILLGIVYFYAGLAKLNSDWLFKAMPLKIWLPSKYDLPFIGENLMQQNWFHFAMSWSGMLYDLCIPFLLLYKKTRWFAFILVVVFHVFTRVLFPIGMFPFIMIVSTLIFFDASFHQNIIRLLKRLLNALSLRKPSLQASKLSVYSQFQLKSKSLIIPLFVLFFSIQLVFPFRYLVYPNELFWTEEGYRFSWRVMLMEKMGIATFKIVDADTGRFFYVNNKDFLTPFQEKQMSFQPDFILEYAHYLGDHFTEQGHKNVQVFVESYVALNGRLSAPYINKTVDLYAEKESFKSKHWILPFKDDIKGL; encoded by the coding sequence ATGAAATTGAACATAAGCACATATCTAAATAAAACTACAAGCGCAGCCCCATTGGCTGTGTTTCGTGTTTTCTTTGGTATCATGATGTGCTTAAGTATTGTGCGATTTTGGTATAACGACTGGATCGATTTACTGTATATACAACCCAAGTTTCACTTTACGTATTTCGGATTTGAATTTATAAAACCACTAGGCGTTTATACCTATGTATTATTTGCTATTTGTGGCATCGCAGCCATTTTTGTGGCTTTGGGTTTTAAATATAGAATAGCCATTATTACATTCTTTTTAAGTTTTACTTACATTGAATTAATGGATAAAACCACGTATTTAAATCATTACTACTTTATTACTTTACTGAGTTTTATAATGATTTTTCTTCCTGCCAATGCGCATTTTTCTGTAGATAATATATTCCGAAGAAAAACATATCAAAGCATACCAAATTGGACTATTGATAGCATAAAAATTCTATTAGGTATTGTTTATTTTTATGCAGGTTTGGCGAAGCTTAATAGCGATTGGTTATTTAAAGCTATGCCTTTAAAAATTTGGTTGCCTTCAAAATACGATTTACCTTTTATTGGCGAAAACCTCATGCAGCAAAATTGGTTTCATTTCGCGATGAGCTGGAGCGGTATGCTTTACGATTTATGTATTCCGTTTTTATTATTGTATAAAAAAACACGCTGGTTTGCCTTTATTTTAGTGGTTGTTTTTCATGTGTTTACTCGGGTTTTATTTCCTATTGGTATGTTCCCGTTTATTATGATTGTTTCAACTTTAATATTTTTCGATGCTAGTTTTCATCAGAATATTATAAGGCTTTTAAAACGCCTATTAAATGCGTTATCTCTGCGGAAGCCGTCATTGCAAGCAAGCAAATTAAGTGTTTACTCTCAGTTTCAGCTTAAAAGTAAATCGCTCATTATTCCATTATTTGTGCTGTTTTTCAGTATTCAATTGGTATTTCCTTTTCGTTATTTAGTATATCCAAACGAGTTGTTTTGGACGGAAGAAGGTTATCGTTTTTCATGGCGCGTTATGCTTATGGAAAAAATGGGTATTGCAACGTTTAAGATTGTCGATGCCGATACAGGACGATTTTTTTACGTGAATAATAAAGATTTTTTAACACCTTTTCAGGAAAAACAAATGAGTTTTCAACCTGATTTTATTTTGGAATACGCACATTATTTAGGCGATCACTTTACGGAGCAAGGACACAAAAATGTTCAGGTTTTTGTTGAAAGCTATGTGGCATTAAATGGCAGATTAAGCGCTCCATATATCAATAAAACCGTAGATTTGTATGCGGAAAAAGAATCATTTAAATCAAAACATTGGATTTTACCATTTAAGGATGACATTAAAGGACTTTAA
- a CDS encoding hydroxymethylglutaryl-CoA lyase — translation MQKPVKIIECPRDAMQGIKAFIPTEKKVQYIQSLLRVGFDTIDVGSFVSPKAIPQMVDTSKVLEQLDLSKTTSKLLAIIANTRGAIDACQENVIDYLGYPFSISENFQMRNTHKTIAESVVTLSEILEHADKASKEVVVYISMGFGNPYGDPWNVDIVGEWTEKLANMGVKILSLSDTVGTSDPESINYLFSNLIPKYPEIEFGAHLHTTPTSWFEKVDAAYKAGCYRFDGAIQGFGGCPMAKDELTGNMPTEKLLSYFTSQKNNDLNALSFESAYNEASKIFKVYH, via the coding sequence ATGCAAAAACCCGTAAAAATTATTGAGTGCCCTCGTGATGCTATGCAAGGTATTAAGGCTTTTATTCCAACGGAAAAAAAAGTGCAATACATTCAGTCGCTTTTGCGTGTGGGCTTCGATACTATTGATGTTGGGAGTTTTGTATCTCCCAAAGCTATTCCGCAAATGGTCGATACATCAAAGGTTTTAGAGCAGTTAGATTTAAGTAAAACTACTAGTAAATTATTAGCCATTATTGCTAATACTCGCGGTGCTATAGATGCGTGTCAGGAAAACGTTATAGATTATTTAGGATATCCATTTTCGATTTCAGAGAATTTCCAAATGCGTAATACCCATAAAACCATAGCAGAATCTGTGGTGACACTTTCTGAAATTTTAGAGCATGCAGATAAAGCTAGTAAGGAAGTTGTAGTCTATATTTCTATGGGGTTCGGAAATCCGTATGGTGATCCTTGGAATGTAGATATAGTAGGCGAGTGGACAGAGAAATTAGCCAATATGGGTGTTAAAATACTTTCTTTAAGTGATACTGTTGGCACATCAGATCCGGAAAGTATTAATTACTTATTTTCAAATTTAATTCCTAAATACCCAGAGATTGAGTTTGGTGCACACTTACATACCACGCCAACGAGTTGGTTTGAAAAGGTAGATGCGGCTTACAAAGCGGGATGTTACCGATTTGATGGAGCTATACAAGGTTTTGGTGGTTGCCCAATGGCAAAAGATGAATTAACAGGAAATATGCCAACCGAAAAATTACTATCGTATTTTACTTCACAAAAAAACAATGATTTAAACGCGCTTAGTTTTGAAAGTGCTTATAATGAAGCTTCAAAAATCTTCAAAGTTTATCATTAA
- a CDS encoding TonB-dependent receptor domain-containing protein, which translates to MTLKDFKIILALLISALSFAQHNVSGTVTFSKTNTPVADVKVYDKTSGVLATTDNSGFFKFETAKKELTLVFFSFEYAVEEVTIETENASTLNITLKDLTQNLSEVEITARKQRIFELKRLNDVEGTAIYAGKKTEVVLVEQSMANLASNNARQIYSQVAGLNIYQNDDAGLQLNIGGRGLDPNRTANFNTRQNGYDISADVLGYPESYYTPASEGLSEIQVIRGAASLQYGTQFGGLINFKMKEPNPNKPLEVITRNTLGSYGLYTNFTSVSGTKNKWSYYSYFNYKKGDGFRPNSEFESKNVFGHLGYQFNQKTKLTGEVTYMRYLAQQAGGLTDAMFNEDPYQSNRARNWFQVDWLLYNLKLDHKFSDKTNFTFNFFGLNASRDALGFRTNRVSQVDSNQERDLIKGDFKNFGFESRLLTKYKAFNKDATFLIGSKFYKADNYQEQGAASDGIGPDFDFANDDYPNYPNQSQFDLPNLNVSVFGENIFYVSDKFSVTPGFRFEYIKTQSEGFYKNINTDAAGNVIFEETVEDNQNFERSFILLGLGLSYKPNTNFEAYGNVSQNYRSVTFSDINIDNPAFLISPDITDEEGFTTDLGIRGNFNNIVSYDLGVFGLFYKKRIGFVTIVDTDGSIKNERGNIGDAVMYGVESLFDFNLKKTLNLNNNIKLNYFINTSVINSEYTNSEKAGVKGNKVEFVPDLNLKMGLNGGYKNLLANIQYSYLGSQFTDATNSIEASESGVVGEIPEYDILDVSLSYSYKNFKLETGVNNVLDNAYFTRRATGYPGPGIIPSSPRNWYTTLQIKF; encoded by the coding sequence ATGACATTAAAGGACTTTAAAATTATACTCGCACTTTTAATTAGTGCGTTAAGTTTTGCTCAGCATAACGTTTCAGGAACGGTTACTTTTTCAAAAACAAATACACCAGTGGCCGATGTAAAAGTTTACGATAAAACATCGGGAGTTCTTGCAACTACAGATAATTCAGGGTTTTTTAAATTTGAAACTGCTAAAAAAGAATTAACCTTGGTGTTTTTCTCTTTTGAATATGCAGTGGAAGAAGTTACTATTGAAACCGAAAACGCTTCAACCTTAAATATTACTTTAAAAGATTTAACTCAGAATTTATCTGAAGTTGAAATTACAGCACGTAAGCAACGCATTTTCGAATTAAAACGTTTAAATGATGTTGAGGGTACTGCTATTTATGCAGGTAAAAAAACGGAAGTGGTATTGGTAGAGCAGTCTATGGCGAATTTAGCATCTAACAATGCTAGGCAAATTTACAGTCAGGTTGCAGGTTTAAATATTTATCAGAATGACGACGCCGGATTGCAATTAAACATTGGTGGTCGTGGTTTAGACCCAAACCGTACAGCTAACTTTAATACTAGACAAAATGGCTACGATATTAGTGCTGATGTTTTAGGATATCCAGAAAGTTATTACACACCGGCCTCAGAGGGTTTGTCAGAAATTCAGGTGATTCGAGGTGCGGCTTCATTACAATATGGAACGCAGTTTGGAGGTTTAATTAATTTTAAAATGAAAGAACCAAACCCTAATAAACCTCTAGAAGTGATTACTAGAAATACTTTAGGGAGTTATGGGTTGTATACCAATTTTACAAGTGTTAGCGGTACCAAAAACAAATGGAGTTATTACAGTTATTTCAACTATAAGAAAGGAGATGGATTTCGTCCAAATTCTGAGTTTGAATCTAAAAACGTATTCGGACATTTAGGATATCAATTTAACCAAAAAACGAAGTTAACAGGTGAGGTCACTTACATGCGTTATTTAGCCCAACAAGCTGGTGGATTAACCGATGCTATGTTTAATGAAGATCCGTACCAAAGTAACCGTGCTCGAAACTGGTTTCAGGTAGATTGGTTGCTTTATAATTTAAAATTAGATCATAAATTTTCTGATAAAACAAATTTTACATTTAACTTTTTTGGATTGAATGCTTCTCGTGATGCTTTAGGTTTTAGAACCAACCGAGTAAGTCAAGTAGATTCTAATCAAGAACGCGATTTAATTAAAGGTGATTTTAAAAACTTTGGTTTCGAGTCGCGTTTGCTTACCAAATACAAAGCGTTTAATAAAGATGCTACATTTTTAATTGGTTCTAAATTTTACAAAGCCGATAACTATCAAGAACAAGGCGCGGCTAGTGATGGTATTGGTCCAGATTTTGATTTTGCCAACGATGATTATCCTAATTATCCAAACCAATCACAATTCGATTTACCTAATTTAAATGTTTCTGTTTTTGGTGAAAACATTTTTTATGTATCCGATAAGTTTTCGGTAACACCAGGTTTTAGGTTTGAATATATAAAAACACAAAGTGAAGGATTTTATAAAAACATAAATACCGATGCTGCTGGCAATGTTATTTTTGAAGAAACGGTTGAAGATAATCAAAACTTCGAGCGTTCGTTTATTTTATTAGGCTTGGGGCTTAGTTATAAGCCTAACACAAACTTTGAAGCTTATGGAAATGTATCCCAAAATTACCGTTCGGTGACATTTTCTGATATAAATATTGATAATCCTGCGTTTTTAATTAGTCCAGATATTACCGACGAAGAAGGGTTTACAACTGATTTAGGTATTCGTGGAAATTTCAATAATATCGTATCTTACGATTTGGGTGTTTTTGGACTGTTCTATAAAAAAAGAATTGGTTTTGTAACCATTGTAGATACCGATGGAAGTATTAAAAACGAACGTGGTAATATTGGAGATGCTGTAATGTATGGCGTAGAATCTTTATTCGATTTTAATTTGAAGAAAACTTTAAACTTAAATAATAATATTAAGCTTAATTATTTTATAAATACATCGGTTATTAATTCGGAATATACCAATTCTGAAAAAGCAGGTGTTAAAGGAAATAAAGTAGAGTTTGTTCCTGATTTAAATTTAAAAATGGGACTTAACGGTGGTTATAAAAACCTATTGGCTAATATTCAATATAGTTATTTAGGTAGTCAGTTTACCGATGCTACAAATTCTATAGAGGCTAGTGAAAGCGGTGTTGTAGGTGAAATACCTGAATATGATATTTTAGATGTATCGCTTTCTTACAGTTATAAAAATTTCAAACTAGAAACAGGAGTAAATAACGTTTTAGATAACGCATATTTTACACGTAGAGCTACTGGCTATCCAGGACCGGGAATTATCCCGTCATCGCCAAGAAATTGGTATACCACATTACAGATTAAATTTTAA
- a CDS encoding imelysin family protein: MIKNIFLAVIALTFIVACSSSSSDDTPSVSPDNFDRGALLTNLADNIIIPAYQDLSTKLETLTADKDAFIADANQTNLDNLRASWLEAYKVWQHVEMFNIGKAEELTYSFQMNIYPVSTTDVEANISAGNADLTHVNNNDAVGFPAVDYMLYGVADSDAAILTKYEDDKYKAYLSDLVNQMESLTETVLTDWTSNYRATFVSSTSNTVTSSLNKFVNDYIFYFEKSLRANKFGIPGGVFSTDPLPEKVEAFYNQEVSKTLALEALTAFQNTLNGTYYSSSATGESFKTYLTELERTDLSTLLNTRIDAARAKINLLDDNFYSQVNSDNVKMTEAYDALQLVVVSLKVDMLQAFNVSVDYVDADGD; this comes from the coding sequence ATGATTAAAAATATTTTTTTAGCAGTAATAGCCTTAACATTTATAGTGGCATGTAGTTCATCATCATCAGATGATACTCCATCGGTAAGTCCTGATAATTTTGATAGAGGTGCATTATTAACCAATTTGGCAGATAATATCATTATTCCTGCGTATCAAGATTTATCTACTAAATTAGAAACTTTAACGGCAGATAAAGATGCTTTTATTGCGGATGCAAATCAAACTAATTTAGATAACTTAAGAGCATCTTGGTTAGAAGCTTATAAAGTTTGGCAACATGTTGAAATGTTTAATATTGGTAAAGCTGAAGAGTTAACCTATAGTTTTCAAATGAATATCTATCCGGTTTCTACAACAGATGTTGAAGCTAATATTTCTGCTGGAAATGCCGATTTAACGCACGTTAATAATAACGATGCCGTTGGTTTCCCTGCTGTAGATTATATGCTTTACGGTGTTGCAGACAGTGATGCTGCTATTTTAACTAAGTATGAAGATGATAAGTATAAAGCTTATTTATCAGATTTAGTAAACCAAATGGAAAGCTTAACCGAAACAGTTTTAACAGATTGGACTTCTAATTACCGTGCAACTTTTGTTAGCTCGACTTCCAATACAGTAACGAGTTCTTTAAATAAGTTTGTAAACGATTATATCTTTTACTTCGAAAAAAGTTTAAGAGCGAATAAGTTTGGAATTCCAGGAGGTGTTTTTTCAACAGATCCTTTACCTGAAAAGGTAGAAGCTTTCTATAATCAAGAAGTTTCAAAAACATTAGCTTTAGAAGCTTTAACAGCTTTTCAAAATACATTAAACGGTACTTATTATAGTTCTAGTGCTACTGGCGAAAGTTTTAAAACCTATTTAACTGAATTGGAACGTACCGATTTAAGTACTTTATTAAATACAAGAATAGATGCAGCAAGAGCAAAAATTAATCTTTTAGATGATAATTTTTACTCACAAGTAAATAGCGATAATGTTAAAATGACAGAAGCTTATGATGCTTTACAATTAGTAGTAGTATCATTAAAAGTAGATATGCTGCAAGCTTTCAATGTGAGCGTCGATTATGTTGATGCCGATGGCGATTAA
- a CDS encoding DUF4856 domain-containing protein: MKKIVFSLFVASALFQSCSSDDDGGETSQVEAPTTYTFLRDGNSSVSYSGQTTRILMAEELVSGLKVETNTEATLDAMFAHVEGASDFSDADLNASDKSVRSKVAASTDFFSANTTEANEIKADFDGWIASQVNDVFPNWSFTAAAGEAGALQQAGGGTTRYLNEKGLEYNQAFAKGLIGGLMIDQILNNYLSPAVLDAGTNVEDNNNVVLEEGKTYTSMEHKWDEAFGYLYGSEADAANPVLDVDQFLSEYLDRVEADEDFAGIATKIYNAFILGRAAIVANNYTVRDAQAEIIKENISVIPAVRAVYYLQSGKNNLGVDNASAFHGLSEAYGFIYSLQFTRQPNSTSPYLTKTEVDAYLETLMEGNGFWDVTTNTLDEISDEISAKFGFTTEEASN; the protein is encoded by the coding sequence ATGAAAAAAATAGTATTCAGTCTTTTTGTAGCATCAGCATTATTTCAATCTTGTTCAAGTGATGACGATGGAGGTGAAACTTCTCAAGTAGAAGCACCAACAACTTATACCTTTTTAAGAGATGGAAATTCGTCGGTAAGTTATAGCGGACAAACCACAAGAATTTTAATGGCAGAAGAATTAGTTTCTGGATTAAAAGTAGAAACGAATACAGAAGCGACTTTAGACGCTATGTTTGCTCACGTAGAAGGAGCAAGTGATTTTAGTGATGCAGATTTAAACGCATCAGATAAAAGTGTACGTAGTAAAGTAGCTGCTTCAACAGATTTTTTCTCTGCTAACACTACAGAAGCTAACGAAATTAAAGCCGATTTTGATGGATGGATTGCATCGCAAGTAAATGATGTTTTTCCAAACTGGAGTTTTACAGCAGCAGCAGGAGAGGCAGGCGCTTTACAACAAGCTGGTGGTGGTACAACCCGTTACTTAAACGAAAAAGGATTAGAATACAACCAAGCTTTTGCTAAAGGTTTAATTGGTGGATTAATGATCGATCAAATCCTTAACAACTACTTAAGCCCAGCAGTTTTAGATGCAGGTACAAATGTTGAAGACAATAACAATGTGGTTTTAGAAGAAGGTAAAACATACACTTCTATGGAGCATAAATGGGATGAAGCTTTTGGATACTTATACGGTAGCGAAGCAGATGCTGCTAATCCTGTTTTAGATGTAGATCAGTTTTTAAGTGAATATTTAGATCGCGTTGAAGCAGACGAAGATTTTGCAGGTATCGCTACTAAAATATACAATGCTTTTATATTAGGTCGTGCTGCAATTGTAGCTAACAACTATACAGTTCGTGATGCTCAAGCAGAGATTATTAAAGAAAATATTTCAGTAATACCAGCAGTTAGAGCGGTATACTATTTACAGTCTGGAAAAAATAATTTAGGTGTAGATAATGCATCTGCATTTCATGGTTTATCTGAAGCTTACGGATTTATTTACAGCCTTCAATTTACAAGACAACCAAATTCAACATCACCTTATTTAACAAAAACAGAAGTAGATGCTTATTTAGAAACGCTTATGGAAGGTAATGGTTTCTGGGATGTTACGACTAATACTTTAGATGAAATTTCAGATGAGATTTCTGCTAAATTTGGTTTCACAACAGAAGAAGCCTCTAACTAG
- a CDS encoding outer membrane beta-barrel protein, translating to MKHSFLLLFLACSTSLFAQRFTLEGQVKDPDAITLEGATVYVQSLKDSITMAYGITNKTGQFSININAEEETKLLFNVAYLGYQPYSKDIDVPTGNKFDMGTVTLADQAEQLDVISIIGKAPPIVIKKDTIEYNADSFKTLANDRAEDLLKKLPGVEFDIDGNITVNGVAVEAINVDGMEFFGEKMGDIALKNLPSNVISKVQVTDYKTNLQKFTGEESDSGTKEINIKIKKGKNTAFFGDLNGGVGTDDKYQANANLFQMIDGKQIGFISGTNNINMRRGFTALPDAKSSTGYVESDFVGANYSKGKWDETRVNANYKYSASNVDNSSFSFRDYFLPNLNYTTETISNSTTDSDNHSGDLDLKFIIPSKNKSSNNKIQLSNELNFNRDTSDSFSDSTTESKSNDGEDISDYNANSESTSISNSIDNTIGAIVRTGKGRDFFNLKLSTNFDNSESDSKNYSENILYQRNTTEIQDQVRSTDNSTSNINFNGYWFKELFTNFRIIPKYSATIYHNKNEKNVFDFNETDNDYTDFNEQQSFDSKYVTTTLKPALRFRYEYKDFRFEVEGAYTNTFRKYTDELITERNFNAEFDYITYSSRIRYRDDKGYKNISLDYNQNVDLPSSTQLQPVADVSNQTHIYTGNPDLEPGLSHNLRFRYQNNIAFNNITINAETKAEFVEDKIINSTITDADLIKYTTYDNINGDYSLSGNASISKSYFSQNTNINMSAKFAASYDNNISIQNGVKFSGKNTVYKPSVGFKYSYNNKFDFGINYSYSVNETLYDTDAFNDNEYFVQNLKLDTSIFFFKNAFFSNKIAYQYNSRVGDAFDGDAVFWNAGLGVQLWNNKGTLTLVGYDILGKNNGYRRSVTETYIQDIENKILEQYFMLTFSYKFGRIAGQNMNVRPDSPSGRGGYGGGRRGR from the coding sequence TTGAAACATTCATTTCTATTACTTTTTTTAGCTTGTAGTACCTCGCTATTTGCTCAACGTTTTACTTTAGAAGGCCAAGTAAAAGACCCGGACGCCATTACCTTAGAGGGCGCCACAGTTTATGTACAAAGCCTTAAAGATAGTATTACCATGGCTTATGGTATTACTAATAAAACCGGGCAATTCTCAATAAATATTAATGCGGAAGAAGAAACAAAGCTTTTATTTAATGTTGCTTATTTAGGATACCAACCGTATTCTAAAGATATTGATGTGCCAACCGGAAATAAGTTTGATATGGGTACGGTTACACTAGCCGACCAAGCCGAGCAGTTAGATGTTATTTCTATTATAGGTAAAGCTCCGCCAATTGTTATTAAAAAAGATACTATTGAATATAATGCCGATAGTTTTAAAACGTTGGCTAATGATCGTGCTGAAGATTTACTTAAAAAACTACCAGGCGTAGAGTTTGATATAGACGGTAATATTACTGTAAACGGTGTGGCCGTAGAAGCTATTAATGTAGATGGAATGGAGTTTTTTGGTGAAAAAATGGGCGATATTGCTCTTAAGAATTTACCAAGTAATGTAATTAGTAAAGTTCAGGTTACCGATTATAAAACAAATTTACAAAAGTTTACAGGTGAAGAGTCCGACTCGGGAACCAAGGAGATCAACATTAAAATTAAAAAAGGTAAGAATACTGCCTTTTTTGGTGATTTAAATGGAGGTGTAGGCACCGATGATAAATATCAGGCCAATGCCAATCTGTTTCAAATGATAGATGGTAAACAAATTGGGTTTATCTCCGGAACCAATAATATAAACATGCGTCGTGGTTTTACAGCTTTACCCGATGCCAAATCGAGCACTGGTTATGTAGAATCCGATTTTGTTGGAGCTAATTATTCAAAAGGAAAATGGGACGAAACACGTGTTAATGCAAATTACAAATACAGCGCAAGTAATGTAGATAATAGTAGTTTTAGTTTTCGGGATTACTTTTTACCAAACTTAAATTACACCACAGAAACGATAAGTAACAGCACTACAGATAGTGACAACCATAGTGGTGATTTGGATTTGAAATTTATAATTCCTTCAAAAAACAAATCATCTAACAATAAAATACAGCTATCTAACGAGCTTAATTTTAATAGAGATACTAGCGATTCGTTTTCCGATTCTACTACAGAATCAAAATCTAATGATGGTGAAGATATTAGCGATTATAATGCCAATAGCGAATCGACTTCTATTAGTAATAGCATTGATAATACCATAGGCGCTATTGTAAGAACAGGAAAAGGACGCGATTTTTTCAATCTTAAATTAAGTACCAATTTTGATAATTCAGAGAGTGATTCTAAAAATTACTCAGAGAATATATTGTATCAAAGAAATACAACAGAAATTCAAGACCAAGTTAGAAGCACAGATAATTCAACTTCAAATATTAATTTTAATGGGTATTGGTTTAAAGAGTTATTTACTAATTTCAGAATTATACCAAAGTATAGCGCTACCATTTACCATAATAAAAATGAGAAAAACGTTTTTGATTTTAATGAAACCGATAACGATTATACAGATTTTAATGAGCAACAAAGTTTTGATAGTAAATATGTAACCACAACCTTAAAGCCTGCATTAAGATTTAGATACGAGTATAAAGATTTTAGGTTTGAAGTGGAAGGTGCGTATACTAATACTTTTAGAAAATATACCGATGAGTTAATTACTGAAAGAAATTTTAATGCAGAATTCGATTACATAACCTATTCAAGTAGAATTCGTTATCGTGATGATAAAGGCTATAAAAATATCTCGTTGGATTATAATCAAAATGTAGATTTGCCATCATCAACACAATTACAACCGGTTGCCGATGTAAGTAACCAAACGCATATTTACACTGGAAATCCAGATTTAGAACCAGGTTTAAGTCATAATTTAAGATTCCGATATCAAAACAATATTGCCTTTAATAATATTACTATTAATGCAGAAACAAAAGCAGAGTTTGTAGAAGATAAAATTATTAACTCGACTATTACAGATGCCGATTTAATTAAGTACACTACCTATGATAATATCAACGGTGATTATTCGCTTAGTGGTAATGCTTCTATTTCTAAATCGTATTTCAGTCAAAATACAAATATTAATATGAGTGCTAAGTTTGCGGCATCATACGATAACAATATTTCTATTCAGAATGGAGTGAAATTTTCAGGAAAAAATACTGTTTATAAGCCTTCTGTAGGTTTTAAGTATTCTTATAATAATAAATTCGATTTCGGAATTAACTATAGCTATTCTGTAAACGAAACTTTATATGATACGGATGCTTTTAATGATAACGAATATTTTGTTCAGAATTTAAAATTAGACACCTCTATCTTTTTCTTTAAAAATGCTTTTTTCTCTAATAAAATAGCATACCAATATAATAGTAGAGTAGGAGATGCTTTTGATGGCGATGCTGTATTTTGGAATGCAGGATTGGGTGTGCAACTTTGGAATAATAAAGGTACATTAACCCTTGTTGGATACGATATTTTAGGTAAGAATAATGGATACAGACGTTCGGTTACCGAAACCTATATTCAAGATATAGAAAACAAAATTTTAGAGCAGTATTTTATGCTAACGTTCTCTTATAAATTTGGTAGAATTGCAGGTCAAAACATGAATGTAAGACCAGATAGTCCAAGTGGTAGAGGTGGTTATGGAGGAGGAAGACGCGGAAGATAA
- a CDS encoding zinc-dependent metalloprotease — translation MNKASLLFTFIFTLFVSVLSYGQNEVVQECQTVTSPETLNYFKTHKAELQAAKQSMLQQRSANSKGDVPSAQDVYIKVHAIRYSNGSGGLRAYDLEKAFQNLNNMFDGALVNFILYEGVDYIDDSELMQFEKGDEKTLLENHYTPGILNVYFAEYLTNTSKSSICGYSDNADNRDIIVVKNSCSINDSTLAHEIGHILSLVHTHGVSNTQLTTELVDGSNCDTDGDGICDTPADPGLSSDNVDNFCNYTGTATDANGDTFKPDTSNMMSYSLKACRTYFSTEQIIRMYTYFNLEKNRFTQPGVVPEIVIEEEAYDKESLAAVKLYPNPVQNGNIYLSSTNIETAISFRIVNLQGQALANGSVENNEINVNNLPAGSYILQLQNGNSTVTRRFVK, via the coding sequence GTGAATAAAGCATCATTACTTTTTACATTCATCTTTACATTGTTCGTTAGCGTATTGAGCTATGGACAAAATGAAGTTGTACAAGAGTGCCAAACGGTGACTTCTCCCGAAACTTTAAATTATTTCAAAACTCATAAAGCCGAACTCCAAGCTGCTAAACAATCGATGCTTCAACAACGATCTGCTAATAGTAAAGGAGATGTACCAAGTGCTCAAGATGTTTACATAAAAGTTCACGCCATTCGTTATTCTAATGGTTCTGGTGGTTTACGTGCTTATGATTTAGAAAAAGCATTTCAAAACTTAAACAACATGTTTGATGGTGCCCTTGTAAACTTTATACTTTATGAAGGTGTTGATTATATCGACGATAGTGAATTAATGCAGTTTGAAAAAGGTGACGAAAAAACTTTATTAGAGAACCACTATACCCCTGGTATTTTAAACGTTTATTTTGCTGAATATTTAACAAACACCTCAAAATCTTCTATTTGTGGTTATAGCGATAATGCGGATAATAGAGATATTATAGTTGTGAAAAATAGCTGTTCTATAAACGATTCTACATTAGCGCACGAAATTGGACATATTCTATCTTTAGTACATACACATGGTGTTAGCAATACACAATTAACTACAGAATTGGTTGATGGTAGCAACTGCGATACCGATGGCGATGGCATATGCGATACTCCTGCAGACCCGGGATTATCTAGCGATAACGTTGATAATTTTTGCAACTATACAGGCACAGCTACCGATGCTAATGGAGATACTTTTAAGCCTGATACTAGCAATATGATGTCGTATTCGTTAAAAGCTTGTAGAACTTATTTTTCTACGGAACAAATAATACGCATGTATACCTATTTCAATTTAGAAAAAAATAGATTTACACAGCCTGGCGTTGTTCCAGAAATAGTTATAGAGGAAGAAGCCTACGATAAAGAGAGTTTAGCTGCGGTTAAGCTTTATCCTAATCCGGTGCAAAATGGTAACATATACCTATCGTCTACCAATATAGAAACAGCAATAAGTTTCAGAATCGTTAATCTACAAGGTCAAGCCTTGGCAAATGGTTCTGTTGAAAACAATGAAATTAATGTAAATAATTTACCTGCAGGAAGTTATATTCTACAACTCCAAAACGGGAATTCTACTGTAACTAGAAGGTTTGTTAAATAA